DNA from Streptomyces sp. NBC_01476:
CCACTCCCCCACCGGAACACCCGCAGACGGTCAGGGCGGCGCACGCCGACCCTGCTCCCGGCCCCACCGGTCCGGCCTCCGACGGTGCCGCCGGTGCCGGCGGGGCGGTGGGCGCCGCCGCGTTCCCCGGCTCGGCCTATCCGCAAGCGCCGGACACCCCGCCGCCGCCCGGGGGTCAGGGCGGCACGCCGAGCGCCTTCGGCCCGCCGGCGGCCCCCTACAGCGCGGGGACAGTGCGGCCCCGGCGGCGGCGCGCGCTGCTGGTCGCGCTCGCCGTACTGGTGGTCGCCGGGACCGCCGCCGGCCTGCTGGTGGCGCAGCCGTGGTCCGGCGATGCCGGCACCGCGGGCAACGGAAGCCACGCCGCGGGCACCGGGTCCCCGTCCAGTACCGGCTCCACGAGCGCCCCCGCGGCTCCGGCCGCCCTGCCGGCCCAGCCGCTGCTGGTCCGTGAGGACACCGCGCCCGGCTTCCCGCAGACCTGCCACGGGGTGATCGCGGTCCGGGCCCCGGGCCGCGACGACCCCCGGCGGCTGGTCTCCGGCGGGAGCTGCGACGAGCTGCCGCAGTGGTCGCCGGACCGCACCCGTTTCGCCTTCACCCGGACCACCGCCGGGTCGTCGGCGGTCTGGGTGGCGGACGCCGACGGCTCGAACCCGCATGAGGTCGCGCCGGTCCAGGGTGGCCGGGCCACCTGGTCCCCGGACGGCGAACGGCTGGGGGTCGTGCGCCGGACCAAGGGCGTGCAGCAGTTCTGGACGGTCAACGCCGCCGACGGCTCCGCCCTGCAGATCACGCACGGGACCGCAGGGCTCGACGATCCCTCCTGGTCGCCGGACGGCACCAGGATCGCGGTGTGGAAGGACGTCTCCGGTCTCTCCCAGATCTTCCTGATCGACCTGGCCCACCCGGACGCCGCGCCCGTACAGATCACCCATGGCAGCGAACGCGCCCGGGACCCGATGTGGTCGCCGGACGGCAGATTCCTCGTCTACACCTACGGCAAGCCGCTCTCCGGCAGCCAGGGCGACATCCATGTGGTCGGCGCGGACGGCTCGGGCGACCGCCCGCTGGCCGCCAGCGGCGACCAGGAGATGGATCCGTCCTGGTCCCCCGACGGGAAGTGGGTGGCGTATGTGCGCGGGCCGGTCGAGACGCCGGCCGTATGGGCGGTCAGAGCGGACGGAACGGGCGCCAGGAAGCTCACCACAGGCAATGTTCCCGAAGGCCATCCGTCGTGGCGTTGACGGACCGCGCCGCTCTCACCACGGGTGATTCATCCATGTAACCTGCCGCGTCATCATCGGCAATGCGGAATTCACACGGCATCTAGTTTCGAGTGCTCCGATCGCGGCTAACCCGCTGGTCAAGGGGGTTCCGTATATTTCCCGCCACCGCGGGACGGCGATGGGTGCGCGTTATGAGCGAACTGCGTGTGCTGTCGGTTTACGAAGGCTTCTTTTCAGGCGGAGCCCGCATTCTGCACAGCGATGTGATCCTCGGTCTGCACGGCGGTGCGCAAGAGCACGCGGTGCTGACCGTGCAGGGCGAAATGCACCGGGAAGCGACTCGGCAGCGAATGGAGGACGACGCCTGTTACCGCTCCCTGACCGGCGCGGGCGTCCCCGTCACGGCACTGCGCCGCGGTACGGACGCGGCCGAGGGGGAGCCGTTCAGCGCCACAGAACTGGCGGCCACCGCGCGGGCGACGGCCGCCGCGGATGTGGTGCTGTCACTGAAGGAGCAGCCGCTGGCCCTGCTCAATCAGGCCGGTCTGCCGCTGCGGCCGGTTGTGGTCTGTCTGCACCGGTCCGACCCGGAGAACCAGGGTCCGGCGCTGGACGCACTGCTCGCCGCGGTCGAGGCGGGCCGGCTGCGGGCCGGCGTGTGCTGCGCGGAGTCGACCCGGGCCGCGTACGCGGCGGCCGGGGTGCCCGCGGAGCTGCTGCATGTGATCCCCAACGGGGTTGACCTGCTGCGGTTCCGTCCCGATCCGGTCCAGCGGGCCCGGTGGCGGGCGTCGCTCGGCATCGACGACCAGGCACCGCTCGTGGTCTTCGCCGCCCGGTACGCGGGCATGAAGAACGTGCCCCTCTTCCTGCGGGCGGCCCGGCGCTTCCTGCGCCAGGAGCCGCGCGGACACGTGCTGATGTGCGGTGCCGGGATGACCGCGGCCAATCCGGGGCTGCGGGCGGACATCGACGCGGCGCTCGGCGACGAGCCGTGGCTGGCCGAGCGGATGTCGCTGCTCGGGGTGCGCCAGGACATGGAGACGGTGTACGCGGCGGCCGACGTGGTGTCGCTCACCTCGTCGTCGGGCGAGGCGGCGCCGCTGTGCCTGATCGAGGGCATGATGTGCGGCGCGGTGCCGGTGGCCACCGATGTCGGCGACTGCGCGGAGCTGGTGGCCGGGCACGGGATGCTCACGCCGCCGGACCCGGCGGTGATCGCGGCGGCCTGGAGCGAGGCGGCGGCCGGTGCCGCCGCGTTCGCACCGGCCCTGGAGCGCAGCCGGGAGCGGTTCAGCCGGGAGCGCATGATCGCCGCCTACGGCACGCTGATCGAGCAGGTGCACCACGGCCTGGCGCCTGCCCCGGCCGCACTCCCCGACCCCTTCTAGCCGTCGCTCGGGCCGGCCGGCGGGTGCCGGTCGGCCGGGCCGGCGGGTGCGGCGCTCCGGGTTGCCGCCGGGCGCCGGCCGGCGGCAGCTCGCCGGCTGTCCGGCCGGCCAAGAGGTCTCAGGCCCGTCGTCGGGTCGGCCCGCGGCGCCCGCCGGCTGTCCGGCCGGCCCGCCGAGAGCTCTCAGGCCCGTCATCGGGCAGCCCGGCGGCAGCCCGCCGTCCGACGTCCGCGGGCCGGCCGGGCCGCCCAGAGCTTTCAGGCGGGCCGGTCGGTGAGTTCGTACAGGTCCCGGTAGGCGGGGAAGTCACCGCCGGGTCCGGTGACGCTCCGGGCCGCGAGGACCGCGTGCAGCACCGCGCGGGTCAGGGTGTCCGCGCCCGCGGCCAGGATCTCGTTGACCGCGCCGGCTTCGCTGTGGACACCGAACGCCGCGTCGCCGGGCGGCAGCGGGTCCGGCGGGACCAGGGGCCGGCGCCCGGTCGCCAGCGCGAAGAGGGTGTCGCCGTCGGAGAGGAGGTGCACCGGTCGGACCGCCCGGGCCAGCCCGTCGTGCGCGGTGCCGGCCAGCTTCTGTGCCTGGGCCCGGGTCAGCGCGGCGTCGGTGGCGACGACGGCGAGCGTGGTGTTGAAGGCCGGCGGGCGCACGGCGGTCAGCCGGGCGCGCGCCCGGGCGACCGTGGCCTGCGGCAGCGCGGAGCCGTCGAGCCCGAACTCGTCCGCCCACCCGGCCCTGGCCCCCCACAGGGCCCCGGTGTCGGGGTCCACCACGGAACCGGCCGCGTTGACGACCGCGAGCGCGGCCACCGTCGTCCCCGACGGCAGCAGCCAACTCGCCGTACCCACACCGCCTTTGAGGCCGCCGGCGACCGCTCCCGTGCCGGCGCCGACCACGCCCTGCGGCACCGCGGCGCCCTCCTCGGTGGCCGCGGCGGCCTCCACCGCGGCCCGGCCGAGAGCGGATCCCGGGCGGGCGGTCCAGCGCCCGCCCCGGCCGAGGTCGAAGAGCGCGGCGGCGGGCACCACCGGCACCACCCGGCCGGCGCCGACCGGGAAACCGCGGCCCTGCTCCTCCAGCCAGCCCACCACCCCGGAGGCGGCGTCGAGCCCGAAGGCGCTGCCGCCGGTGAGCACGACCGCCTCGATCCGCTGGACGAGGTTGCGCGGGTCCAGCGCGTCGGTCTCCCGGGTGCCGGGCCCGCCGCCGCGTACATCCACCGCGGTGACGGCGCCGCCCTCCGGGGCCAGCACCACGGTGACACCGGTCAGCCAGCCGTCCTCGCGCCGCTCGGCGTGGCCGACCCGCAGGCCGCCGACGTCGGTGAGCGCGTTCGCCGCGCCCGGTCGTCCCGCTCCGCTCACGTGCTCGTCCCGCCTTCGCTGCCGGTGCTGTCGGGCGCCGCCCGTGGTCGCGGCTACAGCTTCACATCCTCGCCGGTGACCGGCACGGCGTGCCCGCGCAGTACGGCGGTGACGGCGCCGGTCACGACTGCAGTTCGGAGCGGGCCGCCGCGTCCTCGCCCGCCTCCAGCAGGTTGGCGGCGGCGCCGACGATCCGCGGGTCCGGTTCGCCGACGACCTCCTCGTCCTTGTCGCTGTAGTCGAAGCGGGCCAGCACGCTGCGCATGGCCTCGACCCTGGCGCGCTTCTTGTCGTTGCTCTTGACCACCGTCCAGGGGGCGTAGTCGGTGTCGGTCTCCTGGAACATGGCGACCTTGGCCGCGGTGTAGCGGTCCCACAGGTCGAGCGAGGCCAGGTCCATCGGGCTGAGCTTCCACTGCCGCACCGGGTCCACCTGGCGGATGGTGAACCGGGTGCGCTGCTCGTCGCGGGAGACCGAGAACCAGAACTTCACCAGGTGGATGCCGTCGTCCACCAGCATCCGCTCGAAGGCGGGCGCCTGCCGCATGAAGCGGTGGTACTCGTCGTCGGTGCAGAAGCCCATCACCCGCTCCACCCCGGCCCGGTTGTACCAGGACCGGTCGAAGAGCACGATCTCACCGGCGGTCGGCAGGTGCGCCACGTACCGCTGGAAGTACCACTGCCCGCTCTCGCGTTCGGTGGGCTTCTCCAGCGCGACGACCCGGGCACCGCGCGGGTTGAGGTGCTCGATGAACCGCTTGATGGTGCCGCCCTTGCCCGCCGCGTCCCGGCCCTCGAAGAGGATCACGATCCGCTGGCCGGTCTCCTTCACCCAGCTCTGCAGCTTCAGCAGTTCTATCTGCTGCAGGCGCTTGTGGTGCTCGTACTCGGGCCGCTCCATACGGGCGTCGTAGGGGTAGTTCTCCCGCCAGGTGTCGACGACGCTGCCGTCGGGGCGGATCAGCACCGGGTCGTCCTGGTCGGTGTAGTCCACCTGCATCCCCGCCGGCAGCGGAGTCCCGTTGGTGGAGAAGCTGGTACTCATCGCCCGCCCGCCTTCTCGTCACTCGCCCGCCCGTCCCCTCCCGTGTCACCGCTGATGGAACTGGGGGATGATCAGATACAGCCCGTACAGCACCGCCGCCGCACAGACAGCAAAGCACGCACCGGCACTGACCTGCGCAAACGTACCATTGCCGCCTTCGGAGCGCACCGTGTCGCGTTCGGCGAGCGCGCGTACTCCGAGGGCGAAGACCGCCACCACACCGATGGTGGCACCGATACTCACCACGGCAACCTCTCCGAGGGATCCCCAGTCGATGCTCATGTTCCCTTTCTCCCTTCCTCTCGGCTGACTGTTCGGCTCAGGCGCTCACGCCGGCCTGGGCCGGCGGGCGGACCGCGGTGGTGGGGGCGTTGTTGACGTTCGCCGCGTGGACCGGGTTGCGGCGGGACAGCACCACGATGACCGCGGCGACGGCCAGCGCCGCGACGGCGATCAGCACGGTGCCGAGGGTGCCGCCGTGCACCACCGCACTGGCGGCCAGCGCGCCCACCACGCCGGCGGCCGGCAGCGTCACCAGCCAGGCCAGCGCCATCTGACCGGCCGTCCCCCAGCGCACCTCGGCGAGCTTGCGGCCGATGCCGGCACCGAGGATGCCGCCGGAGCAGACCTGGGTGGTGGACAGCGCGAACCCGAGGTTGGCGGAGGTGAGGATCACCGCGGTGGAGGCGGACTCGGCGGCGAAGCCCTGCGGGGACTCGATGTCGACGATGCCCTTGCCCATGGTGCGGATGATCCGCCAGCCGCCGATGTAGGTGCCCATCGCGATGGCGAGCCCCGCGGTGAGGATCACCCAGACCGGCGGGCCGGCGTTCTTGCCCAGGGCGCCGCAGGAGATCAGCGCGAGCGTGATGACGCCCATGGTCTTCTGCGCGTCGTTGGTGCCGTGCGCGAGGGAGACCAGGGAGGCCGAGGCGACCTGGCCCGCCCGGAAGCCCTTGGAGACGGTGTCCTTCTTGGTCCGCTGGGTGAGCCGGTAGGCGAGGTAGGTGGCGCCCAGCGCGGCCAGGCCGGCCACGACCGGGGAGGCGACGGCGGGAATCAGGATCTTCTCCACGACCATGTCGAAGTGCACGCCGCTGCGGCCGGCGCCCACCCACACCGCGCCGATCAGGCCGCCGAAGAGCGCGTGCGAGGAACTGGACGGCAGACCCAGGAGCCAGGTCATGAGATTCCACAAAATCGCCCCCACCAGCCCGGCGAAGATCATGCCGGGCGTGACGAGGGCGTCGTTGACGATGCCGCCGGAGATCGTCTTGGCGACCTCGGTCGACAGGAACGCACCGACCAGATTCAGCGCGCCGCTGATCAGCACGGCCACTTTGGGCCGCAGCGCGCCGGTCGCGATGGAGGTGGCCATCGCGTTGGCGGTGTCATGGAATCCGTTGGTGAAGTCGAAGGCCAGAGCCGTGACGATGACCATTGCCACAAGGAAGGTGATGTGGTCCATCTCACCAATTAAGCAGGGGCAGGCGTACGAACAGGGAAGGACACGTGAAGGTGCGGTACACGGCGGGGACCGGTCAGCGAGCGTCGCGGACCCGGCTGTTCGCCCTCTTCCCGCAGGCCTGCGGCCTGTCCCGGCTCAGCCCTGGGACCGGGTGTCCGCAGCGCCGGTGCGGGCCCACTCCTCGTCCGGTGCGGCCAGCAGGGCGCTGATCCGGGCGGCCGGCGGCAGGGGGCCGTGGTCGCCGGTGACCCGCAGGGCGGCGCCTGCCGTGAGGTGGGCCAGCCGCAGCGCCCGCGGCACGCTCTCGCCCCGGTGCAGTCCGGCGAGGAAGCCGGCCGCGAACGCGTCGCCCGCACCCACCGGTTCCACGACGTCGGTCCGCAGCGCGGGCACGGTGTACGGGTCAGGCCCGTCGTAGGCGGTGGCCGCGCGGCCACCGTCCTTGACGACGAGCAGCCGCGGGCCGGGCAGCAGGGCGCGTACGTCGCCGGGGCCGGTGATGCCCGCGCCCCACAGGGCCTGGGCCTCGTCCAGCCCGACGAAGACCAGGTCGGCCCGGTCGGCGAGGCCGCGCAGCACGCCGGGGGCGGCGCCGTCGGTCCACAGCGCGGGGCGGTGGTTGACGTCGAAGCTCACCGGGTGCGGACCGCGCAGCGCCTCCTCGACCAGCAGCAGGCAGGAGGCCGACAGCGCGGCGGTGATCCCGGTCAGGTGCAGCGTGCCGGCGTCCTGGACGGCGGTGTCGTCGAGCAGGTCGGGTCCGAGGGCGGAGGCGGCGGAGCCCTGCCGGTAGTAGTGGACCCGGGTCGCCACCGCCGCGGGGTCCTTCACCAGCAGTCCGGTCGGGCGGTGCGGGTCGGTGCGCACCGCGCTGACGTCCACGCCCCGGGCGGCCACCTCGGCGCGCACCCGCTGCCCGAACGGGTCGTCGCCGAGCGCGGAGACCCAGCGGGCGGGCACCCCGTGGTCGGCGAGGTACATCGCCACATTGGACTCG
Protein-coding regions in this window:
- a CDS encoding protein kinase domain-containing protein, coding for MRPLETGDPTSVGQGRYRLVGRLGQGGMGVVYFGRSLSGRAVAVKVVRPELSTEPGFRRRFADEVAAARKVGGFHTAPVVDADPDGDPAWLVTAFVPGPTLQSVLLNVGVLPVGTVTVLAAGLAEALEAIHRVGVMHRDLKPANIIVAEDGPRVIDFGIARALDGTALTQTGLQIGTPGYLAPEQLTGGAVTPAVDMFALGVVLSQAVGAFPFGDGPSAARHYRVVHEEPDLAAVPPELRPLIADCLAKIPADRPSPADFLARLTVQHLPDGDWLPAAATAMLRRIEPLPTNTPDTYQAAASAAAGGAAHPETVKATPPPEHPQTVRAAHADPAPGPTGPASDGAAGAGGAVGAAAFPGSAYPQAPDTPPPPGGQGGTPSAFGPPAAPYSAGTVRPRRRRALLVALAVLVVAGTAAGLLVAQPWSGDAGTAGNGSHAAGTGSPSSTGSTSAPAAPAALPAQPLLVREDTAPGFPQTCHGVIAVRAPGRDDPRRLVSGGSCDELPQWSPDRTRFAFTRTTAGSSAVWVADADGSNPHEVAPVQGGRATWSPDGERLGVVRRTKGVQQFWTVNAADGSALQITHGTAGLDDPSWSPDGTRIAVWKDVSGLSQIFLIDLAHPDAAPVQITHGSERARDPMWSPDGRFLVYTYGKPLSGSQGDIHVVGADGSGDRPLAASGDQEMDPSWSPDGKWVAYVRGPVETPAVWAVRADGTGARKLTTGNVPEGHPSWR
- a CDS encoding glycosyltransferase yields the protein MSELRVLSVYEGFFSGGARILHSDVILGLHGGAQEHAVLTVQGEMHREATRQRMEDDACYRSLTGAGVPVTALRRGTDAAEGEPFSATELAATARATAAADVVLSLKEQPLALLNQAGLPLRPVVVCLHRSDPENQGPALDALLAAVEAGRLRAGVCCAESTRAAYAAAGVPAELLHVIPNGVDLLRFRPDPVQRARWRASLGIDDQAPLVVFAARYAGMKNVPLFLRAARRFLRQEPRGHVLMCGAGMTAANPGLRADIDAALGDEPWLAERMSLLGVRQDMETVYAAADVVSLTSSSGEAAPLCLIEGMMCGAVPVATDVGDCAELVAGHGMLTPPDPAVIAAAWSEAAAGAAAFAPALERSRERFSRERMIAAYGTLIEQVHHGLAPAPAALPDPF
- a CDS encoding P1 family peptidase, whose product is MSGAGRPGAANALTDVGGLRVGHAERREDGWLTGVTVVLAPEGGAVTAVDVRGGGPGTRETDALDPRNLVQRIEAVVLTGGSAFGLDAASGVVGWLEEQGRGFPVGAGRVVPVVPAAALFDLGRGGRWTARPGSALGRAAVEAAAATEEGAAVPQGVVGAGTGAVAGGLKGGVGTASWLLPSGTTVAALAVVNAAGSVVDPDTGALWGARAGWADEFGLDGSALPQATVARARARLTAVRPPAFNTTLAVVATDAALTRAQAQKLAGTAHDGLARAVRPVHLLSDGDTLFALATGRRPLVPPDPLPPGDAAFGVHSEAGAVNEILAAGADTLTRAVLHAVLAARSVTGPGGDFPAYRDLYELTDRPA
- the ppk2 gene encoding polyphosphate kinase 2, with the translated sequence MSTSFSTNGTPLPAGMQVDYTDQDDPVLIRPDGSVVDTWRENYPYDARMERPEYEHHKRLQQIELLKLQSWVKETGQRIVILFEGRDAAGKGGTIKRFIEHLNPRGARVVALEKPTERESGQWYFQRYVAHLPTAGEIVLFDRSWYNRAGVERVMGFCTDDEYHRFMRQAPAFERMLVDDGIHLVKFWFSVSRDEQRTRFTIRQVDPVRQWKLSPMDLASLDLWDRYTAAKVAMFQETDTDYAPWTVVKSNDKKRARVEAMRSVLARFDYSDKDEEVVGEPDPRIVGAAANLLEAGEDAAARSELQS
- a CDS encoding inorganic phosphate transporter gives rise to the protein MDHITFLVAMVIVTALAFDFTNGFHDTANAMATSIATGALRPKVAVLISGALNLVGAFLSTEVAKTISGGIVNDALVTPGMIFAGLVGAILWNLMTWLLGLPSSSSHALFGGLIGAVWVGAGRSGVHFDMVVEKILIPAVASPVVAGLAALGATYLAYRLTQRTKKDTVSKGFRAGQVASASLVSLAHGTNDAQKTMGVITLALISCGALGKNAGPPVWVILTAGLAIAMGTYIGGWRIIRTMGKGIVDIESPQGFAAESASTAVILTSANLGFALSTTQVCSGGILGAGIGRKLAEVRWGTAGQMALAWLVTLPAAGVVGALAASAVVHGGTLGTVLIAVAALAVAAVIVVLSRRNPVHAANVNNAPTTAVRPPAQAGVSA
- a CDS encoding sugar kinase — encoded protein: MTSTVAGPVVCVGETMAALVPEPVGPLAGAAALRIAVAGAESNVAMYLADHGVPARWVSALGDDPFGQRVRAEVAARGVDVSAVRTDPHRPTGLLVKDPAAVATRVHYYRQGSAASALGPDLLDDTAVQDAGTLHLTGITAALSASCLLLVEEALRGPHPVSFDVNHRPALWTDGAAPGVLRGLADRADLVFVGLDEAQALWGAGITGPGDVRALLPGPRLLVVKDGGRAATAYDGPDPYTVPALRTDVVEPVGAGDAFAAGFLAGLHRGESVPRALRLAHLTAGAALRVTGDHGPLPPAARISALLAAPDEEWARTGAADTRSQG